Proteins from one Esox lucius isolate fEsoLuc1 chromosome 19, fEsoLuc1.pri, whole genome shotgun sequence genomic window:
- the LOC105031046 gene encoding zinc finger protein 436 isoform X1, which yields MSFSEEDVTSVLGVKEESEEEEMIVTVKEEEHEVFFIKYEEESVAKFKESDVPVKEEEGDLPVNREDVTAKEEDILVTVKGEKNAFLKDSDVFGLKVESEEENMETMLVTVEDKHEGNMEEIEDLIHTSTTQSFGPQTRTPAASRGEAARRPAVFQGASLPNKPAIATILTVSFQEGQSEVTPSTSGGEAGSSTQGGGTDTPAVTQGGAPLLHPKLTSDVNTGCFQLQIQSCSRCPSSSTSQLNFHNHMKRCHHEEYTRLLRSGEIRAGSPLFSSSSHESTSGSSNSPPTLKQCETENTRPHHCSQCGKSFTRMDHLRIHQRTHTGEKQYHCSQCGKTFSQECNLRRHQFTHAEEKPYCCSQCGMNFNHPGRLKIHQRVHTGEKPYHCSYCGKNFSHSGDLTIHRRIHSGEKPYHCSHCGKSFGHSGDLKKHMRVHTGEKPYHCPQCGKSFSQLKHLTGHQRIHTGEKPYYCPQCGKTFRHESILKTHQRIHTGEKPFNCSLCGKTFSHKSNVITHQRIHTGEKPYQCSHCGKSFITEANLRTHQRIHTGEKPFHCSQCGKTFSQIQHLTKHRRTHAGEKLYHCAKCRKSFSHLNRLKTHQCS from the exons ATGAGTTTCTCTGAAGAG GATGTTACGAGTGTTTTGGGAGTGAAAGAAGAGAGTGAGGAGGAAGAAATGATTGTCACAGTGAAAGAAGAGGAACACGAagtgttttttattaaatatgaaGAGGAGAGTGTCGCAAAATTCAAAGAAAGTGATGTTCCAGTGAAAGAAGAGGAAGGCGATTTACCAGTGAATCGAGAGGATGTAACAGCGAAAGAGGAGGATATACTTGTCACagtgaaaggagagaaaaacgCGTTCTTGAAGGACAGTGATGTTTTTGGATTGAAAGTGGAGAGTGAAGAAGAAAATATGGAAACAATGCTTGTCACAGTGGAAGACAAACATGAGGGGAATATGGAAGAGATTGAAGATCTAATTCACACTAGCA CAACACAGAGCTTTGGACCCCAAACTAGAACACCAGCAGCATCTCGGGGAGAAGCGGCCAGGAGACCAGCAGTGTTTCAGGGAGCCTCTCTACCTAACAAACCTGCTATAGCTACAATACTG ACTGTCTCTTTCCAGGAGGGTCAGAGTGAAGTGACCCCCAGCACCAGTGGAGGGGAGGCAGGGAGTTCCACACAGGGAGGGGGGACAGACACCCCCGCAGTCACACAGGGAGGGGCTCCCTTGTTGCACCCCAAGTTAACCTCAG ATGTGAACACTGGATGTTTCCAGTTGCAGATCCAGTCCTGTTCCAGGTGTCCATCCTCCTCCACATCTCAGCTGAACTTCCATAATCACATGAAGAGATGTCACCATGAAGAGTACACCAGACTGCTGAGGAGTGGGGAGATCAGAGCAGGAAGTCCCTTGTTCTCCAGCAGCTCCCATGAAAGTACCTCAGGTTCCTCCAACTCACCTCCCACTCTAAAACAGTGTGAAACGGAAAATACAAGACCTCACCACTGCTCTCAGTGTGGGAAGAGCTTTACGAGAATGGATCATCTCAGAATTCACCAACGcactcacacaggagaaaagCAGTATCACTGTTCCCAGTGTGGGAAGACCTTCTCTCAAGAGTGTAATCTCAGAAGGCACCAGTTCACTCATGCCGAAGAGAAGCCGTATTGCTGTTCTCAGTGTGGGATGAATTTTAATCATCCTGGACGCTTAAAGATACACCAGCGcgttcacacaggagagaagccgtACCATTGCTCCTATTGTGGGAAGAACTTTAGTCATTCTGGAGATTTAACGATACACAGGCGCATTCACTCCGGAGAGAAACCATATCACTGCTCTCATTGTGGAAAGAGTTTTGGACATTCAGGTGATTTAAAAAAGCACATGCGtgttcacacaggagagaaaccataccACTGCCCCCAGTGTGGAAAGAGCTTCAGCCAGCTAAAGCATCTCACAGGacaccagcgcatacacacaggagagaagccttactacTGCCCCCAGTGCGGGAAGACTTTCAGACATGAGAGTATTCTCAAAACACACCAGCGcattcacacaggagagaagccatttAACTGCTCCCTGTGTGGGAAAACTTTTAGTCATAAAAGTAATGTCATAACACACCAGCGCATTCACACCGGAGAGAAGCCATATCAATGCTCccactgtgggaagagttttatTACGGAGGCTAATCTCAGAACTCACCAACGCATACACACGGGGGAAAAGCCGTTTCACTGCTCCCAGTGTGGGAAGACTTTCAGTCAGATACAGCACCTAACCAAACACCGACGCACTCATGCTGGTGAGAAGCTGTACCACTGCGCTAAGTGTAGGAAGTCTTTCAGTCATTTAAACAGGCTGAAGACTCACCAATGTTCTTAA
- the LOC105031047 gene encoding uncharacterized protein LOC105031047 — translation MNGKPTPEFPNPINAMQGPNPAKEKLGGCRKSPKKRRRVCVQDASSGSTSTTDAGESQQHAVESGLNSPVPGFMRRGRSRLENMDPLLSTIDSEEKDDWTSHLERCWSDVVKGEEEVMAVTVKEEEIEAFGMKDVKLITRFKGKEEEEKEESPIGMKEEMDITVKEEEEESPIGVNEEMDITVKEEEEESLVIGEEDVILKGKDNKAFAVKEEETSLSVKRRRENQQEEESVLGVKGESEGRENKGVMTLTMKEEEDIGDLINCSRSQGAPQLDRSATAAVQEASVCSARRCSALRLCPLCPKVVVAFSQHLRVAHVVRNTAERLLLCNWQSGRINVRQEPCPVPGCAAQIQRLDRHMASHMELSRAQRRWALDGVKRRVTMERLAALRASNPAVPMATRLDLLEAACRSEDGLADLPLPSVAEGRADVGCQGYSCRATILRLQKQVQERDEALTKRRENIKSLREKNLKLTSELNKLKKKYRQLESQ, via the exons ATGAATGGAAAACCTACCCCTGAGTTCCCCAATCCCATAAATGCTATGCAAGGGCCTAACCCAGCTAAGGAGAAGCTTGGAGGCTGCCGAAAGTCGCCCAAAAAACG ACGCAGAGTCTGTGTGCAGGATGCCTCCTCCGGGTCCACCTCCACTACTGATGCAGGAGAGAGTCAACAACATGCTGTTGAAAGTG GGCTGAACTCTCCAGTACCTGGGTTTATGAGGAGAGGCAGATCTAGACtagagaacatggatccacttCTATCAACCATTGACTCAGAGGAGAAAGATGACTGGACCTCTCATCTGGAGAGATGCTGGAGTGATGTAgtgaaaggagaggaggaggtgatggCTGTCACAGTGAAAGAAGAAGAAATTGAGGCCTTTGGAATGAAAGACGTCAAACTAATCACAAGATTTAAAGggaaggaagaagaggaaaaagAAGAGAGCCCTATTGGAATGAAAGAGGAGATGGATATCACAgtgaaagaagaagaagaagagagcCCTATTGGAGTGAATGAGGAGATGGATATCACAgtgaaagaagaagaagaagagagcTTAGTTATTGGAGAAGAGGATGTTATTTTGAAAGGCAAAGACAACAAAGCTTTTGCAGTGAAAGAAGAAGAGACATCGCTCTCAGTGAAAAGAAGGAGGGAGAACCAGCAGGAGGAAGAAAGTGTTTTAGGAGTGAAAGGGGAGAGTGAGGGGAGAGAAAACAAAGGGGTGATGACTCTTACaatgaaagaggaagaggacatTGGAGATCTGATTAATTGTAGCA GGTCACAGGGAGCCCCTCAACTTGACAGATCTGCCACAGCTGCAGTACAG GAGGCTTCGGTATGCTCCGCAAGGCGCTGCTCGGCGCTGCGTTTGTGCCCACTCTGCCCAAAAGTGGTGGTCGCCTTCAGCCAACACCTCAGGGTGGCGCACGTTGTGAGGAACACGGCGGAGAGGTTGCTCCTGTGTAACTGGCAGTCGGGCCGTATCAACGTCCGGCAGGAGCCTTGTCCAGTGCCGGGATGCGCCGCCCAGATCCAACGGCTGGACCGGCACATGGCCTCCCACATGGAGCTCAGCAGAGCGCAGAGGAGATGGGCTTTGGACGGAGTGAAGAGACGTGTGACGATGGAGCGACTGGCGGCGTTGAGGGCGTCGAACCCCGCAGTCCCGATGGCCACCCGCTTAGACCTTCTGGAGGCAGCGTGTCGGAGTGAGGATGGCTTGGCAGACTTGCCGTTGCCTTCCGTGGCAGAAGGAAGGGCGGACGTGGGCTGCCAGGGTTATTCCTGCCGAGCGACGATTCTCAGGCTGCAGAAACAGGTGCAGGAGAGGGATGAGGCCCTGACCAAGAGAAGGGAGAACATCAAATCCCTTAGAGAGAAGAACCTAAAATTGACCTCTGAGCTGAATAAACTGAAGAAAAAGTACAGACAACTGGAGAGTCAGTAG
- the LOC105031046 gene encoding zinc finger protein 883 isoform X2 yields the protein MSFSEEDVTSVLGVKEESEEEEMIVTVKEEEHEVFFIKYEEESVAKFKESDVPVKEEEGDLPVNREDVTAKEEDILVTVKGEKNAFLKDSDVFGLKVESEEENMETMLVTVEDKHEGNMEEIEDLIHTSTTQSFGPQTRTPAASRGEAARRPAVFQGASLPNKPAIATILEGQSEVTPSTSGGEAGSSTQGGGTDTPAVTQGGAPLLHPKLTSDVNTGCFQLQIQSCSRCPSSSTSQLNFHNHMKRCHHEEYTRLLRSGEIRAGSPLFSSSSHESTSGSSNSPPTLKQCETENTRPHHCSQCGKSFTRMDHLRIHQRTHTGEKQYHCSQCGKTFSQECNLRRHQFTHAEEKPYCCSQCGMNFNHPGRLKIHQRVHTGEKPYHCSYCGKNFSHSGDLTIHRRIHSGEKPYHCSHCGKSFGHSGDLKKHMRVHTGEKPYHCPQCGKSFSQLKHLTGHQRIHTGEKPYYCPQCGKTFRHESILKTHQRIHTGEKPFNCSLCGKTFSHKSNVITHQRIHTGEKPYQCSHCGKSFITEANLRTHQRIHTGEKPFHCSQCGKTFSQIQHLTKHRRTHAGEKLYHCAKCRKSFSHLNRLKTHQCS from the exons ATGAGTTTCTCTGAAGAG GATGTTACGAGTGTTTTGGGAGTGAAAGAAGAGAGTGAGGAGGAAGAAATGATTGTCACAGTGAAAGAAGAGGAACACGAagtgttttttattaaatatgaaGAGGAGAGTGTCGCAAAATTCAAAGAAAGTGATGTTCCAGTGAAAGAAGAGGAAGGCGATTTACCAGTGAATCGAGAGGATGTAACAGCGAAAGAGGAGGATATACTTGTCACagtgaaaggagagaaaaacgCGTTCTTGAAGGACAGTGATGTTTTTGGATTGAAAGTGGAGAGTGAAGAAGAAAATATGGAAACAATGCTTGTCACAGTGGAAGACAAACATGAGGGGAATATGGAAGAGATTGAAGATCTAATTCACACTAGCA CAACACAGAGCTTTGGACCCCAAACTAGAACACCAGCAGCATCTCGGGGAGAAGCGGCCAGGAGACCAGCAGTGTTTCAGGGAGCCTCTCTACCTAACAAACCTGCTATAGCTACAATACTG GAGGGTCAGAGTGAAGTGACCCCCAGCACCAGTGGAGGGGAGGCAGGGAGTTCCACACAGGGAGGGGGGACAGACACCCCCGCAGTCACACAGGGAGGGGCTCCCTTGTTGCACCCCAAGTTAACCTCAG ATGTGAACACTGGATGTTTCCAGTTGCAGATCCAGTCCTGTTCCAGGTGTCCATCCTCCTCCACATCTCAGCTGAACTTCCATAATCACATGAAGAGATGTCACCATGAAGAGTACACCAGACTGCTGAGGAGTGGGGAGATCAGAGCAGGAAGTCCCTTGTTCTCCAGCAGCTCCCATGAAAGTACCTCAGGTTCCTCCAACTCACCTCCCACTCTAAAACAGTGTGAAACGGAAAATACAAGACCTCACCACTGCTCTCAGTGTGGGAAGAGCTTTACGAGAATGGATCATCTCAGAATTCACCAACGcactcacacaggagaaaagCAGTATCACTGTTCCCAGTGTGGGAAGACCTTCTCTCAAGAGTGTAATCTCAGAAGGCACCAGTTCACTCATGCCGAAGAGAAGCCGTATTGCTGTTCTCAGTGTGGGATGAATTTTAATCATCCTGGACGCTTAAAGATACACCAGCGcgttcacacaggagagaagccgtACCATTGCTCCTATTGTGGGAAGAACTTTAGTCATTCTGGAGATTTAACGATACACAGGCGCATTCACTCCGGAGAGAAACCATATCACTGCTCTCATTGTGGAAAGAGTTTTGGACATTCAGGTGATTTAAAAAAGCACATGCGtgttcacacaggagagaaaccataccACTGCCCCCAGTGTGGAAAGAGCTTCAGCCAGCTAAAGCATCTCACAGGacaccagcgcatacacacaggagagaagccttactacTGCCCCCAGTGCGGGAAGACTTTCAGACATGAGAGTATTCTCAAAACACACCAGCGcattcacacaggagagaagccatttAACTGCTCCCTGTGTGGGAAAACTTTTAGTCATAAAAGTAATGTCATAACACACCAGCGCATTCACACCGGAGAGAAGCCATATCAATGCTCccactgtgggaagagttttatTACGGAGGCTAATCTCAGAACTCACCAACGCATACACACGGGGGAAAAGCCGTTTCACTGCTCCCAGTGTGGGAAGACTTTCAGTCAGATACAGCACCTAACCAAACACCGACGCACTCATGCTGGTGAGAAGCTGTACCACTGCGCTAAGTGTAGGAAGTCTTTCAGTCATTTAAACAGGCTGAAGACTCACCAATGTTCTTAA
- the LOC105031046 gene encoding uncharacterized protein LOC105031046 isoform X4 — MSFSEEDVTSVLGVKEESEEEEMIVTVKEEEHEVFFIKYEEESVAKFKESDVPVKEEEGDLPVNREDVTAKEEDILVTVKGEKNAFLKDSDVFGLKVESEEENMETMLVTVEDKHEGNMEEIEDLIHTSTTQSFGPQTRTPAASRGEAARRPAVFQGASLPNKPAIATILTVSFQEGQSEVTPSTSGGEAGSSTQGGGTDTPAVTQGGAPLLHPKLTSGGHGPNT; from the exons ATGAGTTTCTCTGAAGAG GATGTTACGAGTGTTTTGGGAGTGAAAGAAGAGAGTGAGGAGGAAGAAATGATTGTCACAGTGAAAGAAGAGGAACACGAagtgttttttattaaatatgaaGAGGAGAGTGTCGCAAAATTCAAAGAAAGTGATGTTCCAGTGAAAGAAGAGGAAGGCGATTTACCAGTGAATCGAGAGGATGTAACAGCGAAAGAGGAGGATATACTTGTCACagtgaaaggagagaaaaacgCGTTCTTGAAGGACAGTGATGTTTTTGGATTGAAAGTGGAGAGTGAAGAAGAAAATATGGAAACAATGCTTGTCACAGTGGAAGACAAACATGAGGGGAATATGGAAGAGATTGAAGATCTAATTCACACTAGCA CAACACAGAGCTTTGGACCCCAAACTAGAACACCAGCAGCATCTCGGGGAGAAGCGGCCAGGAGACCAGCAGTGTTTCAGGGAGCCTCTCTACCTAACAAACCTGCTATAGCTACAATACTG ACTGTCTCTTTCCAGGAGGGTCAGAGTGAAGTGACCCCCAGCACCAGTGGAGGGGAGGCAGGGAGTTCCACACAGGGAGGGGGGACAGACACCCCCGCAGTCACACAGGGAGGGGCTCCCTTGTTGCACCCCAAGTTAACCTCAG gaggacatggcccaaatacctaa
- the LOC105031046 gene encoding zinc finger protein 883 isoform X3 — MIVTVKEEEHEVFFIKYEEESVAKFKESDVPVKEEEGDLPVNREDVTAKEEDILVTVKGEKNAFLKDSDVFGLKVESEEENMETMLVTVEDKHEGNMEEIEDLIHTSTTQSFGPQTRTPAASRGEAARRPAVFQGASLPNKPAIATILTVSFQEGQSEVTPSTSGGEAGSSTQGGGTDTPAVTQGGAPLLHPKLTSDVNTGCFQLQIQSCSRCPSSSTSQLNFHNHMKRCHHEEYTRLLRSGEIRAGSPLFSSSSHESTSGSSNSPPTLKQCETENTRPHHCSQCGKSFTRMDHLRIHQRTHTGEKQYHCSQCGKTFSQECNLRRHQFTHAEEKPYCCSQCGMNFNHPGRLKIHQRVHTGEKPYHCSYCGKNFSHSGDLTIHRRIHSGEKPYHCSHCGKSFGHSGDLKKHMRVHTGEKPYHCPQCGKSFSQLKHLTGHQRIHTGEKPYYCPQCGKTFRHESILKTHQRIHTGEKPFNCSLCGKTFSHKSNVITHQRIHTGEKPYQCSHCGKSFITEANLRTHQRIHTGEKPFHCSQCGKTFSQIQHLTKHRRTHAGEKLYHCAKCRKSFSHLNRLKTHQCS, encoded by the exons ATGATTGTCACAGTGAAAGAAGAGGAACACGAagtgttttttattaaatatgaaGAGGAGAGTGTCGCAAAATTCAAAGAAAGTGATGTTCCAGTGAAAGAAGAGGAAGGCGATTTACCAGTGAATCGAGAGGATGTAACAGCGAAAGAGGAGGATATACTTGTCACagtgaaaggagagaaaaacgCGTTCTTGAAGGACAGTGATGTTTTTGGATTGAAAGTGGAGAGTGAAGAAGAAAATATGGAAACAATGCTTGTCACAGTGGAAGACAAACATGAGGGGAATATGGAAGAGATTGAAGATCTAATTCACACTAGCA CAACACAGAGCTTTGGACCCCAAACTAGAACACCAGCAGCATCTCGGGGAGAAGCGGCCAGGAGACCAGCAGTGTTTCAGGGAGCCTCTCTACCTAACAAACCTGCTATAGCTACAATACTG ACTGTCTCTTTCCAGGAGGGTCAGAGTGAAGTGACCCCCAGCACCAGTGGAGGGGAGGCAGGGAGTTCCACACAGGGAGGGGGGACAGACACCCCCGCAGTCACACAGGGAGGGGCTCCCTTGTTGCACCCCAAGTTAACCTCAG ATGTGAACACTGGATGTTTCCAGTTGCAGATCCAGTCCTGTTCCAGGTGTCCATCCTCCTCCACATCTCAGCTGAACTTCCATAATCACATGAAGAGATGTCACCATGAAGAGTACACCAGACTGCTGAGGAGTGGGGAGATCAGAGCAGGAAGTCCCTTGTTCTCCAGCAGCTCCCATGAAAGTACCTCAGGTTCCTCCAACTCACCTCCCACTCTAAAACAGTGTGAAACGGAAAATACAAGACCTCACCACTGCTCTCAGTGTGGGAAGAGCTTTACGAGAATGGATCATCTCAGAATTCACCAACGcactcacacaggagaaaagCAGTATCACTGTTCCCAGTGTGGGAAGACCTTCTCTCAAGAGTGTAATCTCAGAAGGCACCAGTTCACTCATGCCGAAGAGAAGCCGTATTGCTGTTCTCAGTGTGGGATGAATTTTAATCATCCTGGACGCTTAAAGATACACCAGCGcgttcacacaggagagaagccgtACCATTGCTCCTATTGTGGGAAGAACTTTAGTCATTCTGGAGATTTAACGATACACAGGCGCATTCACTCCGGAGAGAAACCATATCACTGCTCTCATTGTGGAAAGAGTTTTGGACATTCAGGTGATTTAAAAAAGCACATGCGtgttcacacaggagagaaaccataccACTGCCCCCAGTGTGGAAAGAGCTTCAGCCAGCTAAAGCATCTCACAGGacaccagcgcatacacacaggagagaagccttactacTGCCCCCAGTGCGGGAAGACTTTCAGACATGAGAGTATTCTCAAAACACACCAGCGcattcacacaggagagaagccatttAACTGCTCCCTGTGTGGGAAAACTTTTAGTCATAAAAGTAATGTCATAACACACCAGCGCATTCACACCGGAGAGAAGCCATATCAATGCTCccactgtgggaagagttttatTACGGAGGCTAATCTCAGAACTCACCAACGCATACACACGGGGGAAAAGCCGTTTCACTGCTCCCAGTGTGGGAAGACTTTCAGTCAGATACAGCACCTAACCAAACACCGACGCACTCATGCTGGTGAGAAGCTGTACCACTGCGCTAAGTGTAGGAAGTCTTTCAGTCATTTAAACAGGCTGAAGACTCACCAATGTTCTTAA